A genomic stretch from Chitinophaga agri includes:
- the aat gene encoding leucyl/phenylalanyl-tRNA--protein transferase — protein sequence MPVFELSDDLIFPPVDLAEPDGLLAYGGDLTTERLLLAYSEGIFPWYDEPPILWWSPDPRFVLFPEELKISNSMKQVLKKGTFTITMNKDFPGVIAGCRKVPRAGQDGTWITPEVEAAYIALHQAGYAHSVECWQDNKLVGGFYGIQLGYNFFGESMFSLVSNASKAAFITFVTYAMEKGLTMIDCQVYSAHLASLGARMIPREEFLSIIKKEQ from the coding sequence ATGCCTGTATTTGAGCTTTCCGACGATTTGATTTTCCCACCTGTTGATCTGGCGGAACCAGATGGGCTGCTTGCGTACGGTGGTGACCTGACAACAGAACGGTTATTGCTCGCCTATAGTGAAGGCATCTTTCCCTGGTATGATGAACCTCCTATCCTCTGGTGGAGTCCCGATCCCCGATTCGTATTATTTCCGGAAGAGCTGAAGATCTCTAACAGCATGAAACAGGTGCTGAAAAAGGGAACATTCACTATTACAATGAACAAAGACTTCCCAGGTGTAATTGCTGGCTGCCGGAAGGTACCCCGTGCCGGACAAGACGGTACCTGGATCACGCCGGAAGTAGAGGCCGCCTATATTGCCCTGCATCAGGCAGGTTATGCACATTCGGTGGAATGCTGGCAGGATAATAAACTGGTGGGGGGCTTCTATGGTATTCAACTGGGATATAACTTTTTTGGAGAATCAATGTTCTCACTGGTGAGCAATGCCTCAAAAGCCGCCTTTATCACCTTTGTGACATATGCCATGGAAAAAGGCCTGACAATGATAGACTGCCAGGTGTATAGTGCTCATCTGGCCTCACTGGGCGCCAGGATGATACCACGTGAGGAGTTCCTTTCCATCATCAAAAAAGAACAATAA
- a CDS encoding metal-dependent transcriptional regulator gives MNLSIAEENYIKSIYKLEEEGQEAVTTNALANELETKPASVTDMAKKLKEKKLISYEKYQGINLTADGKKAALSIIRRHRLWECFLVDKLSFSWEEVHELAEELEHVRSEKLISRLSAFLGNPQIDPHGDPIPDAQGKMSKPRIQTPLHKAKAKRLEVVSVSDKSAALLEFLNAKGIRLGTQLDVIERYEFDNSIELKIRNQPAFTLSEQVSKNIMVKPI, from the coding sequence ATGAATTTGTCGATTGCTGAGGAGAATTATATTAAGTCGATCTATAAACTGGAGGAAGAGGGACAGGAAGCGGTAACCACAAATGCACTGGCCAACGAACTGGAGACAAAACCTGCATCTGTTACCGACATGGCAAAAAAACTGAAGGAAAAAAAGCTCATTTCATACGAAAAATACCAGGGTATCAATCTGACCGCCGACGGGAAAAAGGCCGCATTAAGCATTATCAGGCGGCACCGTCTCTGGGAATGTTTCCTGGTAGATAAATTATCATTCAGCTGGGAAGAAGTACATGAGCTGGCAGAAGAGCTGGAGCATGTGCGCAGCGAAAAGCTTATCTCCCGTCTCAGCGCGTTCCTGGGTAACCCGCAGATTGACCCTCATGGCGACCCTATTCCGGACGCGCAGGGCAAGATGAGCAAACCACGTATACAAACGCCCTTGCATAAAGCAAAAGCGAAACGACTGGAAGTCGTGTCTGTTTCCGATAAATCAGCCGCACTACTGGAATTTCTGAATGCCAAAGGCATCCGGCTGGGCACGCAACTCGACGTCATCGAACGGTATGAATTTGACAATTCAATAGAATTAAAGATCCGTAACCAACCGGCATTTACACTCAGCGAACAGGTTTCAAAAAACATAATGGTCAAACCGATATAA
- the murB gene encoding UDP-N-acetylmuramate dehydrogenase: protein MRISENVSLRPYNTFGIAAQARFFSSFSNAAELEELLKTPPQQGLPHMILGGGSNILFTQNFDGFLLKNEIKGISVVGEDDSYIYVKAGAGETWHGFVMDCIKHNRAGLENLSLIPGNVGASPMQNIGAYGVEIKDCFHELEAYHLHDHAVVKFNNADCRFGYRESVFKRQYKGQFAILSVTYRLAKTPKLNTSYGAIEEELKHMGVHELTIQAISQAVINIRSSKLPDPAKIGNAGSFFKNPTVSAEKHAALKEAFPHIVAYPVAGGEFKLAAGWLIEQCGWKGFREGDAGVHARQALVLVNYADATGNEIYQLSQRVMDSVAEKFGVELEREVNII, encoded by the coding sequence ATGCGTATATCCGAAAATGTTTCGCTCCGGCCTTATAATACGTTTGGCATTGCAGCCCAGGCTCGTTTTTTCTCTTCTTTTTCCAATGCAGCAGAACTGGAAGAGTTGCTGAAAACACCGCCTCAACAGGGCTTACCACATATGATCCTGGGTGGTGGCAGTAATATACTGTTCACCCAAAACTTTGACGGCTTCCTGCTGAAGAACGAAATAAAAGGGATCAGTGTCGTGGGAGAAGATGATAGCTATATATATGTGAAAGCAGGTGCTGGAGAGACCTGGCATGGCTTCGTCATGGATTGTATAAAACACAACCGTGCAGGACTGGAAAATCTCTCACTGATACCCGGCAATGTTGGCGCCAGCCCGATGCAGAATATCGGTGCATATGGGGTAGAAATCAAGGACTGCTTTCATGAACTGGAAGCTTATCACCTGCACGACCATGCTGTTGTTAAGTTTAATAATGCAGACTGCCGGTTCGGCTACAGGGAGAGTGTATTCAAACGTCAGTACAAGGGGCAGTTTGCTATTCTGAGCGTTACCTACCGGTTAGCGAAAACGCCGAAACTAAATACCAGTTATGGCGCGATTGAAGAAGAACTGAAACACATGGGAGTACACGAGCTGACCATACAGGCGATCAGTCAGGCTGTGATCAATATCCGTAGTTCCAAGCTACCCGATCCGGCGAAAATTGGTAATGCCGGTAGTTTCTTTAAAAATCCGACCGTATCAGCAGAAAAGCACGCAGCCCTGAAAGAGGCATTTCCGCATATTGTGGCGTATCCGGTAGCAGGAGGAGAGTTCAAACTTGCGGCAGGCTGGCTGATAGAGCAATGTGGCTGGAAAGGTTTCAGGGAAGGAGATGCCGGTGTACACGCCCGTCAGGCACTGGTGCTGGTGAATTACGCAGATGCTACCGGTAATGAGATCTATCAGCTGTCACAGCGTGTAATGGACAGTGTAGCGGAGAAATTTGGTGTGGAGCTGGAAAGAGAAGTTAACATCATATAA
- the priA gene encoding replication restart helicase PriA: MKFADVILPLALPKNYTYMVPPQMEDSLKVGSRVAVQLGKQKKYAGIVKAIHGQAPADYKTKPLLDMLDKDPVVYPTQLSFWQWLASYYMCSEGEVLNAALPAHLKLSSETLLLFNDAYGDDFSDLNDDEYMVAEALHIRKELRIDEVQLILDKSDVYSTIKKLIEKQVLLVYEELKEVYKEKKENYVQLHAQYEEEELLAPLFNELSKAPKQMELLLAYLHLVKTQGSVLQTELLKKSGATTAQLKGLVDKNILWVEKRVVDRVPGGGKVEAQIDFELSPSQTKALEEVRSSFAARPVTLLHGVTSSGKTQLYVKLIEEYVAAGKQVLYLLPEIALTTQIVRRLQKHFGNQIGIYHSRFNNNERVEIWNKVKNGDLKILLGARSSLLLPFQDLGLIILDEEHDPSYKQQDPAPRYHARDAAIYYAGLFKAKVLLGSATPSLESYFNAQQGKYGLVELTERFGGVEMPEIAIVDVKKERAEKNMQENFTPQLNTAINNSVATGNQVILFQNRRGYAPFLMCTTCGWIPNCKNCDVSLTYHRNQDKLTCHYCGTRYPYPQTCAACGSQTLIPKSFGTEKIEDDLQQLFPKARIARMDMDAVRNKDSHNKMIQLLEQRDIDILVGTQMVVKGLDFDNVNLVGILSADSLLSFPDFRVNERAFQLMEQVSGRAGRRNGKGKVIIQASNIHHPVLHYVTAHDYKAMYAAEIAERENFGYPPFTRLLKITLKHKNQQTVEQAALVLGNWLRPHVGARLVGPATPLVGRVRNNYLQEMLIKLPRDSKVIADTKRLVQEHFIRLLAEKQFRSVFIVPDVDCV; encoded by the coding sequence ATGAAGTTTGCTGACGTAATATTGCCATTGGCCCTGCCAAAGAATTACACCTACATGGTACCTCCGCAAATGGAGGATTCCCTGAAGGTAGGCAGCCGTGTGGCCGTACAGCTAGGCAAACAGAAGAAATACGCCGGTATCGTGAAAGCGATACATGGACAGGCGCCGGCCGACTACAAGACGAAGCCACTGCTGGATATGCTGGACAAAGATCCTGTCGTATATCCTACGCAACTGTCATTCTGGCAATGGCTCGCTTCCTATTATATGTGCAGTGAGGGAGAGGTGCTCAACGCCGCCCTGCCAGCCCATCTCAAGCTCTCCAGTGAAACGCTGCTGCTCTTCAATGACGCCTACGGCGATGACTTCTCCGACCTGAATGACGATGAATACATGGTCGCTGAAGCACTGCATATCCGTAAGGAACTCCGTATTGATGAAGTACAGCTGATCCTTGACAAATCAGACGTCTATTCCACTATCAAAAAGCTGATAGAGAAGCAGGTACTGCTGGTGTATGAGGAACTGAAAGAGGTATATAAAGAGAAAAAGGAGAACTACGTACAGCTGCATGCACAGTATGAAGAGGAGGAACTGCTCGCCCCCCTGTTCAACGAGCTCTCCAAAGCGCCCAAGCAGATGGAACTGCTGCTGGCATACCTGCACCTGGTAAAAACACAGGGTAGCGTATTGCAGACGGAACTGCTGAAAAAATCAGGCGCTACTACCGCTCAGCTAAAGGGTCTTGTAGACAAGAACATCCTCTGGGTAGAGAAACGTGTCGTAGATCGTGTGCCAGGTGGTGGAAAAGTAGAAGCACAGATAGACTTTGAACTCAGTCCTTCCCAGACAAAAGCACTGGAAGAAGTACGTAGCAGTTTTGCTGCCCGCCCTGTGACCCTGTTGCACGGGGTGACCTCCAGCGGTAAAACACAATTGTATGTCAAGCTGATAGAAGAATATGTCGCTGCTGGTAAACAGGTGTTATACCTCCTGCCGGAAATAGCCCTGACCACCCAGATCGTACGCCGCCTGCAAAAACATTTTGGTAATCAGATCGGGATCTATCACTCCCGGTTTAATAATAATGAAAGGGTGGAGATCTGGAACAAGGTAAAGAACGGAGACCTGAAGATCTTACTGGGAGCCCGTTCCAGTCTGTTACTGCCTTTTCAGGACCTGGGCCTGATCATTCTTGATGAAGAACATGACCCGTCCTACAAACAACAGGATCCTGCGCCCCGTTACCACGCACGCGACGCTGCTATTTACTATGCCGGCCTGTTTAAGGCAAAAGTACTGCTGGGATCTGCCACGCCTTCCCTGGAGTCTTATTTTAATGCACAACAGGGTAAATATGGCCTGGTGGAACTGACAGAGCGTTTTGGTGGGGTGGAAATGCCGGAAATCGCCATTGTGGATGTGAAGAAGGAACGTGCAGAAAAGAACATGCAGGAGAACTTTACCCCGCAACTGAACACCGCTATCAACAACAGTGTCGCTACCGGTAACCAGGTGATCCTCTTCCAGAACAGACGTGGTTATGCACCTTTCCTGATGTGTACCACCTGCGGATGGATCCCTAACTGTAAGAACTGTGATGTATCACTGACCTATCACAGGAACCAGGATAAACTGACCTGTCACTATTGTGGCACCCGTTATCCTTATCCGCAGACCTGCGCTGCCTGCGGTAGCCAGACGCTCATTCCCAAGAGCTTTGGTACAGAAAAGATAGAAGACGATCTGCAACAGCTGTTTCCAAAGGCCCGTATCGCCAGGATGGATATGGATGCTGTCAGGAACAAGGATAGCCATAATAAAATGATCCAGCTGCTCGAACAGCGGGATATCGATATACTGGTAGGGACCCAGATGGTCGTGAAAGGCCTTGACTTTGATAATGTCAACCTCGTAGGTATCCTGAGTGCCGACAGCTTACTGAGCTTCCCTGACTTCCGGGTGAACGAAAGAGCATTCCAGCTCATGGAGCAGGTGAGTGGCCGTGCGGGCAGGAGAAACGGAAAGGGGAAAGTGATCATTCAGGCCAGCAACATTCATCACCCGGTATTGCATTACGTAACGGCACATGATTATAAAGCCATGTATGCCGCGGAAATAGCAGAAAGAGAAAATTTTGGTTATCCGCCGTTTACCCGGCTGTTGAAAATAACCCTGAAACATAAAAATCAGCAAACGGTAGAACAGGCCGCCCTGGTATTGGGCAACTGGCTAAGACCGCACGTTGGCGCTAGACTCGTCGGTCCGGCCACACCGCTGGTAGGTCGCGTACGTAACAATTATCTGCAGGAAATGCTGATTAAACTGCCCCGTGATTCGAAAGTGATTGCGGATACCAAAAGGCTTGTACAGGAACACTTTATCAGGCTGCTGGCAGAAAAGCAGTTCCGTTCGGTATTTATCGTGCCGGATGTGGATTGCGTGTGA
- a CDS encoding cation:proton antiporter, with translation MNILNGMILLMDTNLPLKDPVPIFSLVLFIILLAPIILRKFRIPSIIGLILAGMAIGDHGFNIIEKGSIDLFGKAGLLYIMFLAGLELDMAEFKKNRNRSLVFGAFTFFIPLILGYFVCTYVLHFNFLATMLVSSMFATHTLVAYPLASRLGITKNEAVTVAVGGTIITDTAVLVILAVITGAASGNLNTHFWIRLSVSLVVFAAIILWIFPMIGRWFFKKIKDDKTSHFIFVLALVFLAAFLAELAGVEGIIGAFLAGLALNQLIPHTSPLMNRIEFTGNAIFIPFFLISVGMLVDLRVLLKGPEALLIAGVLTSLALVSKYLAAFFTQLCFKYTPTQRNVIFGLSSAHAAATIAVILIGFNMGIINENVLNGTVILILITCLTGSFVTENAGRKLAIADADSKPAMDAVPERVLVPISRQGHMEPLLDFALMIKDPDADTPIYPLAVVQDDEEAKQKVALTSKIMEAAVMYAGATESKVQAVTRIDLNVSDGIARAAKELMITDVVLGWTDKNSTTERLFGSIFGTTLDNVLQSVWENIYVCDFHYPLNATRKLVLVMPKNAEYEIGFQHYIQKIFLLSKEIGARLMICCHSHTQQAITVYLQQLRLSVDIVFKQFDNIEELLQLSKDITKNDLVMVVAARKGTLSYRPYLDGMPGRLSRHFPAHNVVLIYPEQTEIDYIEAGVTPEDLTLAPIQEQLANLNKLGKAFKRILKGRK, from the coding sequence ATGAATATATTGAACGGCATGATATTGTTGATGGATACGAATCTCCCATTGAAAGACCCTGTCCCTATTTTCTCTCTGGTATTGTTCATCATTCTGCTGGCGCCGATCATACTCCGTAAGTTCCGGATACCGAGCATTATCGGTCTGATATTGGCGGGCATGGCCATTGGCGACCATGGATTTAACATCATTGAAAAAGGCAGTATTGACCTGTTTGGGAAAGCGGGTCTGTTGTACATTATGTTCCTGGCCGGGCTGGAACTGGACATGGCGGAGTTTAAAAAGAACCGGAACCGTAGCCTGGTCTTTGGTGCCTTTACCTTTTTTATTCCGCTGATCCTGGGATATTTTGTGTGCACCTATGTGCTGCATTTTAACTTCCTGGCTACAATGCTGGTTTCCAGTATGTTTGCCACGCATACGCTGGTGGCTTATCCATTGGCAAGCCGTTTGGGCATTACCAAGAATGAAGCCGTTACCGTAGCGGTAGGAGGGACGATCATTACTGACACAGCTGTGCTGGTCATACTGGCCGTGATCACCGGGGCTGCATCAGGCAATCTGAATACGCATTTCTGGATACGTTTGTCGGTATCACTGGTGGTTTTTGCCGCTATCATCCTGTGGATATTCCCGATGATAGGTCGCTGGTTCTTCAAGAAGATCAAAGACGATAAGACGTCTCACTTCATCTTCGTACTGGCCCTGGTATTCCTGGCCGCTTTTCTGGCTGAACTGGCCGGTGTGGAGGGGATCATCGGTGCTTTCCTCGCAGGCCTTGCACTGAATCAGCTGATTCCCCATACCTCTCCACTGATGAACAGGATCGAATTTACAGGGAATGCAATATTCATCCCTTTCTTCCTGATCAGTGTCGGGATGCTGGTAGACCTCCGGGTACTGCTCAAAGGTCCCGAGGCACTGCTGATAGCAGGCGTACTGACCTCCCTCGCCCTTGTAAGTAAATATCTTGCGGCCTTCTTTACACAGCTCTGTTTCAAATACACACCGACACAGCGTAATGTTATATTCGGACTCAGTAGCGCTCATGCGGCTGCTACTATTGCCGTTATCCTGATCGGTTTCAATATGGGTATCATCAATGAGAACGTGCTGAACGGAACCGTGATACTGATCCTGATCACCTGTCTGACAGGGTCGTTTGTAACCGAGAATGCCGGCCGTAAACTGGCGATCGCAGATGCAGATAGTAAGCCCGCGATGGATGCCGTTCCTGAGAGGGTGCTGGTGCCGATATCCCGCCAGGGACATATGGAACCGCTGCTTGACTTTGCCCTGATGATCAAGGACCCGGATGCGGATACACCGATCTATCCGCTGGCGGTTGTACAGGATGACGAAGAGGCGAAGCAGAAGGTAGCGCTGACCAGCAAGATCATGGAGGCTGCTGTTATGTATGCCGGTGCGACGGAGAGTAAGGTACAGGCGGTGACCCGTATTGATCTCAACGTGTCTGATGGTATTGCGCGTGCTGCAAAAGAATTGATGATCACTGATGTGGTATTGGGCTGGACAGATAAGAACAGTACAACTGAACGTTTGTTCGGCTCTATTTTCGGTACGACGCTGGATAACGTACTGCAAAGTGTGTGGGAAAATATTTACGTGTGTGATTTCCATTATCCGCTGAACGCAACGCGTAAGCTGGTGCTGGTCATGCCGAAGAATGCGGAATATGAAATCGGTTTTCAGCACTATATCCAGAAGATCTTCCTGCTGAGCAAAGAGATCGGCGCCCGCCTGATGATATGCTGTCACAGTCATACGCAGCAGGCCATAACAGTCTACCTGCAACAGCTTAGGCTTAGTGTGGACATCGTCTTCAAACAGTTTGACAACATAGAGGAACTCCTGCAGTTATCAAAAGATATCACGAAGAATGATTTGGTAATGGTCGTGGCTGCACGCAAGGGAACCCTGTCATACCGTCCTTACTTGGATGGGATGCCTGGTCGTTTAAGCCGGCATTTCCCCGCGCATAACGTTGTATTGATCTACCCTGAACAGACGGAGATAGATTACATTGAAGCAGGCGTTACACCGGAAGATCTTACACTGGCACCTATTCAGGAACAGCTGGCTAATCTGAACAAGCTGGGTAAAGCATTCAAACGTATTCTGAAGGGGCGCAAATAA
- a CDS encoding ATP-dependent Clp protease adaptor ClpS: MESIYRIMSQRDQTGTKIQEWEDVLVAEDEQFPFSLIVWNDEVNTFDWVIQSLIEVCDHTQEQAEQCALIIHHNGKYAVKQGEFSRLRPMCEALLDRGISATLEEAVER; encoded by the coding sequence GTGGAAAGTATTTACCGGATTATGAGCCAGCGTGATCAAACAGGCACAAAGATTCAAGAATGGGAAGATGTATTGGTAGCTGAAGATGAACAGTTCCCTTTCAGCCTTATCGTTTGGAACGATGAGGTCAACACATTTGACTGGGTGATCCAGTCACTGATCGAAGTATGTGACCATACACAGGAACAGGCTGAACAATGTGCGCTGATCATTCATCACAATGGTAAATACGCTGTTAAACAGGGCGAATTCTCCCGTCTGCGCCCTATGTGTGAAGCCCTCCTGGACAGAGGCATCAGCGCTACGCTGGAAGAAGCAGTTGAAAGATAA
- a CDS encoding DUF4258 domain-containing protein, whose product MKSKGKYVPMLLLTLLLWVAWQQQWWKGPQHQPRVSAYNNTSITRTDKEKETVAANSPAKLNRHAPLKYTRHAKCRMDCRHVTEKEVVEILETGTVNTEKSNPLDEPCPTYALEGYSEEGQHLRVVFAPCEDTTSVVTCIDLDEDWSCSCN is encoded by the coding sequence ATGAAATCTAAGGGTAAGTATGTACCTATGTTGTTATTAACATTATTGTTGTGGGTCGCCTGGCAGCAACAATGGTGGAAAGGTCCGCAGCACCAACCGCGCGTTTCCGCATACAATAACACAAGTATCACCAGAACTGACAAAGAGAAAGAAACCGTTGCCGCAAATAGTCCGGCAAAGCTCAACCGTCACGCACCACTCAAGTACACCCGTCACGCCAAGTGCCGGATGGACTGTCGCCATGTGACGGAAAAAGAAGTTGTTGAGATCCTGGAAACAGGTACGGTCAACACAGAGAAGTCGAATCCCCTCGATGAACCTTGTCCCACCTATGCATTGGAAGGCTATTCAGAAGAAGGACAGCACCTCCGCGTTGTATTCGCTCCCTGCGAAGATACCACCAGCGTAGTGACCTGTATTGACCTCGATGAGGATTGGTCCTGTAGTTGTAATTAG
- a CDS encoding methylenetetrahydrofolate reductase, with the protein MGLTLTDKIKSGNSGLTFYSLTPPKITTGPERIAEIAKGQLERISALDIDGLILYDIQDESTRTDQERTFVFTPTLSPEEYSRKYFQELQVPKIIYKSIANMNGDRFKQWLTDNSDVAYSVFVGASSQQQVEQTNFTLRDAFTLRQQHAPSLLIGGVTIPERHAKKGDEHIRLNDKTGQGCNFFVSQCVYNVNDTKDLLADYYYHSCEKSFSPAPIVFTLAPCGSLKTLQFMEWLGIKVPKWLFNDLKHSKDILQSSIHTCLNVASEILEYADKKNMAVGFNIESIAIKKEEINASIELLGEVIRLTKPATRAAASQLLADVPAVL; encoded by the coding sequence ATGGGTCTTACGCTTACTGATAAAATTAAATCGGGCAATTCAGGACTAACCTTTTACAGTCTTACCCCACCAAAAATAACCACCGGTCCGGAAAGGATAGCAGAAATAGCCAAAGGGCAGTTAGAACGTATCAGTGCTCTCGATATTGATGGTCTGATCCTCTATGACATCCAGGACGAGTCTACCAGGACCGACCAGGAAAGAACGTTCGTTTTCACGCCGACACTTTCCCCGGAAGAATACAGCAGAAAGTATTTCCAGGAACTACAGGTACCGAAGATCATCTATAAAAGTATTGCAAACATGAACGGCGACCGCTTTAAACAGTGGCTGACCGATAACAGTGATGTAGCTTATTCTGTATTTGTAGGCGCCTCTTCCCAGCAACAGGTAGAGCAAACGAACTTCACTCTGCGGGATGCATTTACACTCAGACAACAGCATGCACCATCATTGCTGATCGGTGGTGTTACAATACCCGAAAGGCACGCCAAGAAAGGAGATGAACACATCCGTCTCAACGATAAAACCGGACAGGGATGTAACTTCTTCGTATCACAGTGCGTGTACAACGTCAATGACACTAAAGACCTGCTGGCGGATTATTACTATCACTCCTGCGAAAAGAGCTTCTCTCCGGCGCCTATCGTATTCACACTGGCCCCCTGCGGCTCACTGAAGACATTGCAGTTCATGGAGTGGTTAGGCATTAAAGTGCCGAAGTGGCTTTTTAATGACCTGAAACATTCAAAAGATATTCTCCAGTCGTCTATCCATACCTGTCTGAACGTGGCTTCGGAAATACTGGAATATGCTGATAAGAAGAACATGGCGGTAGGATTCAATATAGAAAGCATTGCCATCAAAAAAGAAGAGATCAATGCCTCTATCGAATTACTCGGTGAAGTGATCAGATTAACCAAACCTGCCACCAGGGCAGCTGCCAGCCAACTGCTGGCGGATGTACCGGCAGTGCTGTAG
- a CDS encoding lysophospholipid acyltransferase family protein: MKLLLKPLHLVYMLYASIVFLAIMFIIIPPIFLASFLGKVKGGNIVYYFLRFWSHTWFPAVGIRVKRIYKHDKNDQTPYLYVVNHRSYLDAALAVQVMRLPFRPLGKIEMNKIPAFNIIYRNAVVMVDRSNARARATSVREMIAMIREGVSILIFPEGTTNETESLLQPFHNGAFRIAIETQTPIQPVLYLDNGKRLHAKGFNLTPGICRVVYLPPVPVTGLTMDDLPALKQQVFDIMERELKATV; encoded by the coding sequence ATGAAGTTACTGCTCAAGCCACTACACCTGGTATATATGTTATATGCCTCGATCGTGTTCCTTGCTATCATGTTCATTATTATTCCTCCTATTTTCCTGGCATCCTTCCTCGGAAAGGTCAAAGGAGGTAATATCGTTTATTATTTTCTGCGCTTCTGGTCACATACCTGGTTCCCCGCAGTCGGTATACGGGTAAAAAGAATTTACAAGCACGATAAAAATGACCAGACACCGTACCTGTACGTTGTCAATCATCGTTCTTACCTCGATGCTGCTCTCGCCGTACAGGTAATGAGACTGCCTTTCCGCCCACTCGGAAAGATCGAAATGAATAAGATCCCCGCTTTCAATATCATTTACCGGAACGCCGTGGTAATGGTAGACCGTTCCAACGCAAGGGCGCGTGCAACCAGCGTACGCGAGATGATCGCTATGATCAGGGAGGGGGTATCTATCCTGATATTCCCTGAAGGAACAACCAACGAAACTGAGTCCCTGTTGCAACCGTTTCACAATGGTGCTTTCCGTATCGCCATTGAAACACAGACGCCTATCCAGCCGGTATTGTACCTGGATAATGGGAAACGCCTGCACGCAAAAGGATTTAATCTGACGCCGGGTATCTGCCGCGTCGTATATCTGCCACCTGTTCCTGTCACCGGACTGACAATGGATGACCTGCCAGCCCTCAAACAACAGGTATTTGATATTATGGAACGGGAATTGAAAGCTACAGTATAA
- the mtaB gene encoding tRNA (N(6)-L-threonylcarbamoyladenosine(37)-C(2))-methylthiotransferase MtaB: MTTGKKVAFHTLGCKLNFSETSSLSRLLEQDGFVKTDFEEQADVYVINTCSVTDNADKECRHLVRRIQRRAPESMIVITGCYAQLKPKEIAEIEGVDLVLGAAEKFNIVEHLKTLTKGDSAKICSCDIEDVNTFHASYSLNDRTRTFLKVQDGCDYTCSFCTIPMARGKSRSDSVARVAEHARDLAASGVKEIVLTGINLGDFGKGLEGGKKREETFFELIQELDKVEGIERYRISSIEPNLLSNEIIEFVANSKKFMPHFHIPLQSGSNEILGLMRRRYRRELYAEKVALIKQFMPHCAIGVDVIVGFPGESDAYFQETYDFLHSLDVTYLHVFTYSERANTAALDITPVVPVNIRNERNKMLRNLSHKKQQYFNEQHVGETRKVLFEKHGKDGMMEGYTDNYIKVTTPYRLEWTNQLIEWELK; this comes from the coding sequence ATGACAACAGGTAAAAAAGTAGCATTTCATACCCTCGGCTGTAAGCTGAACTTTTCAGAAACCTCCTCCCTGAGCAGGTTGCTGGAACAGGATGGTTTTGTGAAAACCGATTTTGAGGAGCAGGCGGATGTGTATGTGATCAATACCTGCTCTGTTACCGACAATGCGGACAAAGAGTGCCGTCACCTGGTACGCCGCATCCAGCGCAGAGCTCCCGAAAGCATGATCGTGATCACCGGCTGTTATGCACAGCTGAAACCCAAAGAGATCGCTGAGATCGAAGGGGTGGACCTGGTATTGGGTGCGGCAGAAAAATTTAACATTGTAGAGCACCTGAAAACGCTGACCAAAGGTGACAGCGCGAAGATCTGCTCCTGTGATATTGAAGATGTCAATACCTTCCATGCTTCCTACTCTTTAAACGACCGGACCCGGACCTTCCTGAAGGTACAGGACGGCTGTGACTATACCTGCTCTTTCTGTACCATTCCGATGGCGAGAGGTAAGAGCCGCAGTGACAGTGTTGCGCGTGTAGCGGAGCACGCCCGTGACCTGGCTGCCAGTGGTGTGAAGGAAATTGTGCTGACAGGTATCAACCTGGGAGACTTCGGTAAAGGTCTGGAAGGTGGTAAGAAAAGGGAAGAAACCTTCTTTGAACTGATCCAGGAACTGGACAAGGTAGAAGGCATTGAGCGTTACCGCATCTCTTCAATAGAACCCAATCTGCTGAGTAATGAGATCATAGAATTTGTAGCGAACAGTAAAAAGTTCATGCCACATTTTCACATACCACTACAGAGTGGTAGTAATGAGATACTCGGCCTGATGCGCCGCCGGTACCGTCGTGAGCTGTATGCAGAGAAAGTAGCCCTGATCAAACAGTTCATGCCACACTGTGCTATTGGTGTGGATGTGATCGTTGGATTTCCTGGTGAGTCAGATGCATATTTCCAGGAAACATATGACTTCCTGCATTCACTGGATGTGACCTACCTGCACGTATTCACCTACTCCGAAAGAGCGAATACCGCCGCACTGGATATTACACCGGTAGTACCTGTAAACATCCGTAACGAGCGGAATAAGATGCTGCGCAACCTCAGCCATAAGAAACAACAGTATTTCAATGAACAGCATGTAGGTGAGACAAGAAAAGTATTGTTTGAAAAACATGGAAAGGATGGTATGATGGAAGGTTATACTGATAATTACATTAAGGTAACAACACCTTACCGCCTGGAATGGACGAATCAGCTGATCGAATGGGAGCTGAAGTGA